From the genome of Diorhabda sublineata isolate icDioSubl1.1 chromosome Y, icDioSubl1.1, whole genome shotgun sequence, one region includes:
- the LOC130451887 gene encoding ATP-dependent DNA helicase pif1-like, with translation MRVQLQNDPSAQIFSEQLLDIGNGKIELQPNTQCIKLPDNFCTVVQDKNELIQSIFPDIQNNYLNHEWLSQRAILAAKNVDVDEINFQIQQLLPGDLMSFKSIDTVVDENESVNFPIEFLNSLDIPGMPPHNLRLKIGSPIILLRNLNPPQLCNGTRLVIKKITGNILEATILAGKFKGKVVLLPRIPMIPSDSTIPFKRLQFPIRLAFAMSINKSQGQTMSICGLDLENPCFSHGQLYVACSRVGKPSNLFVLAKDRLTKNIVHRLVLN, from the coding sequence ATGCGAGTACAATTGCAAAATGATCCATCAGCACAAATATTTTCCGAACAACTACTAGATATTGGGAACGGTAAAATAGAACTGCAACCAAATACGCAATGCATTAAACTACCAGACAATTTTTGCACTGTTGTTCAGgataaaaatgaattgattCAGAGTATTTTCCCGGATATacagaataattatttgaatcatGAATGGCTCAGTCAACGGGCGATTTTGGCAGCCAAAAACGTTGATGTTGACGAAATTAACTTCCAGATACAACAGTTGTTACCAGGCGATCTGATGTCTTTTAAATCAATCGATACTGttgttgatgaaaatgaaaGTGTAAATTTTccgattgaatttttaaattcattagaTATACCTGGAATGCCACCACATAATCTTCGATTAAAGATTGGTTCCCCTATTATTCTCCTCCGTAATTTGAATCCGCCTCAATTATGTAACGGTACGCGTTTGGTCATCAAAAAGATCACCGGTAACATTCTTGAAGCAACCATTTTGGCTGGGAAGTTTAAAGGAAAAGTGGTTTTGCTGCCACGTATTCCGATGATACCATCAGATTCTACCATACCCTTCAAAAGGCTACAGTTTCCAATTCGTTTAGCTTTCGCCATGTCTATAAATAAATCTCAAGGTCAAACAATGTCCATTTGTGGTTTAGATTTGGAAAATCCATGTTTTTCTCATGGGCAACTATATGTTGCGTGTTCACGTGTTGGGAAACCGTCGAATCTATTTGTGTTAGCTAAAGACAGGTTAACCAAAAACATTGTGCACCGATTGgtgttaaattaa